The window CCCTGGAATCTCAAACACATCCGACGGATTGCTGGCACTGGTACTTCGTTTCTTCATTTGTTATGATTCAGATATTAGTGAGTACCCTTGAGAGGCGTGATGATTAAATCATCTACTTAAACCTCTTAGTGCAGTGCCTGGACACTTGTAAGCGGTCAATACAGgctgttttcatttgtattattacTGACGGAGCCCATCCTATACCCGGTATTGTGAAAGAGGCCCAGAATACAAAATTGTGTAGAGCGCAAGCCTACTGTCCAGGAGCTCACTGCATAAGGAGGAGGTGGTCAGCACGAACAGGAAGCATCAAATTCTCCCTGGGGAGAGATAGGAGGCTTTATAGAAAAGCTGCTGGAGCCCAGTCTTAAAGGTAAGCAGCACTGGGACCAGAATCAGATGTCTAAGAGTTCTCTGGGTCGCATCTGACACCATGGTTCTTTTAAACCAGACGCCAGCTCTGGGTCTGCAGCTTCACTCCGGCCTTTAGAGGAGCTGAACGTCGAAGGTGCAATTTCAAAGACCTTTGTGCTCGGCAGGAAAATGGTCTAAGAGCCAAGGGCCATTCCAGGGGCCCCTTAAGAACCGAGGCTCCGGGGATCCCAGCAGGGCCCCAGGTTCCCGCCTTGGACAAGGTCGCTCGCCGTTCCGAGAGCCGCCCACAGTGCCTGGGCCACGCTAGGTGCAATGGGGTTCCTTCTCCACCTCCAGACTCAGTTTCGCTCCTGGACTCTGTCCTCCCGGAACACGGAATGCGGACGGACCCTGTTCTTGCAGAAGCTAGGGGCGCGGGCGCCAAGTGAGCAGCAACATCGTGCAGAAGCGCCGCACCCCTCGCGCGCTCCTCGCCGGCGCTCACACCTCCGCTCCCAGGGGCTGCGCGCGTCCGGGTGCGCGGTGGGGGGATTGCGGGGaacagggcggggcggggcggggtgcaCTGGAGGCCCgcccccgctccccgccccctccTGCGGAGATTGACAGGGCCTGGGCATCCGCCCCAACCAATGAGCGCGTCCTGGGGCGGGCCCTGGAACCGGCTGCTCAGGCTGCTCCGGCTACTTAGAGTAGTCGGCGCGGCTGTAGGAAAGCAGAGCGGAGCCGGGGCTGCCCCGGTGGAGCCGGCGCCCCAGCCAGCGCAGACCCGGAGGTGCACGGGCCCCGCACCGCACGGTTCGGCGCGGGCCAGAGCGGAGCCGCAGCCCCACGCGCCTCCCGGGACCCACTCGCCACCGCCGCCTCCGCAGCACCCATGGGGACCAGGAGACTTTAAAGGAGTTTGGGGTTTCGGGAGCAGGGAAATCACGGGTACGGAGAAGCGGCTTTCTTTGCTTTGGAAATGGTTTTTCATCCTCTGATTGTTTGAATCCTGTGCTGGGTAGGAGGGAGAGGGGTTTTCCGGCTGAAAGTGgacctgcacacacgcacacgcacacacacactgcgCTGGCTCCTTCCCCTGCCTCTTTGTTAGGTTATTTTAGACAGAACAGCCTCGCCCTGGCGCAGTCCGATTGGCTCTGCTGGGGAGAAGGCAAGAGAAGTAAGGGGCAGAGTGCACCTGCCTGTGTGGGCAGGTGTGCCCGGGTGCTTGGGTGTACGTGCAGCGGCGAGCGTGCAAGCGTGGGGCTGGAATTGTGTTGGAATGTGGGGGGTTAAGTGTGCCAGTGTGTCGTTGAGAAGGTTTGTCATTGTGGGTGTATGTGACATTATACACCAGTGTAACAACAGCCTGGCAGTGTCTGGGCTCCAAGTGTGCAAAATTTTGTTAGTGTCAAGGGAAAGCCTGCGAGTGTAACCGATTGTCATTGTGTGTGAGCCGCTGTCAGGGGAGGAGAACGACCTAGTGCAAAACTGGGAGGTGGGCTAGAGAGGGTGGAGACAGAAATGTGAGCGCAGCTTGCTTGGAGCTCTCAGGCCTTaggctcccttctcccttccaacCCACCCCTCCGTTCTTCCCTGGGTGTGCGTCTCCCATGCTGCCACACCAGCGCTTTCTTCCCCTTTTGGGACCCCGCACGCTCTCCAGCCAAACTGCGTTTTCTCTTGGGGGAGTTGGATCGGGTTCCCGGACAGGGTCAGAGGCTGTGTGGCGGCGTCCGCTCTCGCCCGCCAGACTGGTGTTTCTTCTTTGCCCCGCATACTCTCAGGGAGGCGCAGGGGACTTGGCTGGCGCAGGTGACTCCTGTGGGGGCGCGTGGGCGGGCAGGCAGGTCCCCGGGGCACTGCCGTCGTGGGAAGGATCAACGGGAAGGGCACCCCAACTCTGATGgcttctctgcctctcctctctgcttcaACAGATCCCTGCTCCTGGCCCTGGTCTCGCCGCGTCATTGATGGGCAACCAACTGGACCGCATCACCCACCTCAACTACAGCGAGTTGCCCACAGGGGACCCATCGGGGATTGAGAAGGACGAGCTGCGGGTCGGGGTCGCGTACTTCTTCTCAGATGAGGAGGAGGACCTGGACGAGCGCGGGCAGCCAGACAAGTTTGGCGTGAAGGCCCCCCCAGGCTGCACCCCCTGCCCAGAGAGCCCcagccgccaccaccaccacctgctgCACCAGCTGGTCCTCAACGAGACTCAGTTCTCCGCCTTTCGAGGCCAGGAATGCATCTTTTCCAAAGTGAGCGGCGGCCCTCAGGGCGCGGACCTGAGCGTCTACGCGGTCTCTGCGCTGCCCGCGCTCTGCGAGCCCGGCGACCTGCTGGAGCTGCTGTGGCTGCAACCCGCGCCGGAgccgcccgcgcccgccccgcACTGGGCCGTCTACGTGGGCGGCGGGCAGATCATCCACCTGCACCAAGGCGAGATCCGCCAGGACAGCCTGTACGAGGCGGGCGCGGCCAACGTGGGCCGGGTGGTGAATAGCTGGTACCGCTACCGCCCGCTGCTGGCCGAGCTGGTGGTGCAGAACGCCTGCGGCCACCTGGGCCTCAAGAGCGAGGAGATCTGCTGGACGAACTCGGAGAGCTTCGCCGCCTGGTGCCGCTTTGGCAAACGGGAGTTCAAGGCGGGAGGGGAGGTGCCGGCCGGCACGCAGCCCCCGCAGCAGCAGTACTATCTCAAGGTGCACCTGGGGGAGAACAAAGTCCACACGGCCAGGTTTCACAGCCTGGAAGACCTCATCCGCGAGAAGCGCCGCATCGATGCCAGTGGCCGCCTGCGAGTGCTCCAGGAGCTCGCTGACCTCGTGGACGACAAGGAGTAGCCGCGGAGGGGCTGCCTGCCCCGCCTGTCTCCCTGTACCCCGCTCCCTTCCCGTCCCCGCACCCGGCCTCGCGGCCGGCGATTCCCGCCCCACACCCCCTAGCGCGTCCGCAGCCGGTGGCCCGTGCCCAGGCTGCACCCTCGCACCCCTCGGGCAAGTGACAGGAAGTCTCAGGAACTGACCCCTGGGGCGGAAAGGGCGCAGCCGCGCGCGCCCGGCTGAGAGCCCCGTTGGTGGTGACGGTGTTGGGAGACCCCGCGTGCGCTTTTCCCTTTGAGTTGTAAGGGGGTAAACGTGAATGGGCTGAGGGGAGCAAGGACATGGGCTCGCCCGCGAGTCGATGGTCACTGACTGTCACCCGACAGGGACACAACCCTTTTCTAAAAAGGGACCATTACCGTCCCAAATGCGCACACACAGATCGGTCCGAGGCGAGAATTGGTCTTTTCAGGACACGGTTCAGCTCTTGTATGGATGTATCCCCAGATCGCAGGATTTCCAAGAAATCGAGCCTGCCCCTTGTGCCCTTGTGAATAATTCCACAAGAGAGCACCTCGGGACTCAGGGTTATCCCGAGGCTGCCCGGGACCTTTCCAGCTGTCCAGCCCCAGGTCTCCGGACATTGTGCTCCAGGCTCCGGGCCGATCTAGCTAGTGTTTGCTTCCTGTTCCCTCCACCGAGGGAAGCGAACGCCACCCGGACCCGCATTTTGCCCGTGAGTGTCCccagctgggaggagggaagccTTCCCGGTCCCGGGAGGAAAATGGCGCAGCTAATTTGGTGAGGAGagccggccccgcccccgagAGGAGATAGTTCGCCAGGTGTCTGGGAACTTGAACGTGGGAAGAAAGGCGCTTAGTGTTCTGAACCCTTGGGCTGCATTTCAAAAacagtcatatttttaaagggggtagaggagggggagggagaggacatGGCAACATTCCAGAAACCAGCATTATTACAACACCATAGCCAGTATGTTTAGTTTGGCTTTTCCTAACATAGAAATCTTAGAAGGTGGGGGAAGTGgaaataaagttttaagaaaGAGAGAGCAGTTTTCCAACTATGTCAACAAAGCCTATCGTGTTGATGTTTTTATTGACCATTTTAGCAACATgctaataaaatttcaaattgaaatttttattttcatggcttTAATCCATGATAGTTTAAATACTGGGGGCCATTAAGAGTGGATTTAGCTAAGAGCTTAGCTAACattgccttttcactctattTTTCTCAAATCGTATGAGAATTCTGTTTTTGACTATTGTAGTTAATTTTTTGGCTTTAAACAGCAGCCCTAGTAATGGTGGAGTTCTTAATCAATGTGTATATTGTACTGAATTTCTGTCAGTTAAAGGGTTTACTGCTTTGGGGAAAATTGCTAGCAGGTTCCatgatgtttcttttcttcatgttGTATGTCAttcttatttcacatttttcttcctctcctacTGATCTCCTTAAAAAGAAATCTAGAGTTGGTGGCTTTATTCCCCTCCTCCTTGGCAAGTCCTACAGCTCAGTTCTGCCTAAAAACAGGGAAGAACTTGTAGGATCAGGACAAAtatgtgtttttcaaaaaaattaaggcTGGGTGACACCCCTTCCTTGGGCAAGGATTTCCAAACTTCCCTCCTTGTGCTGCAGGCCCAGCCTGACTTATTGTTACTTGATTCAGTGTGTTAGACACTTATAGCATCTATATGTCTCTTTCAAGGGAATTTGTCAAATAATGCTGTTTAGCTAATTGTTGCAAGCAATTGCATATTGACAGCTGTGATTTAGTTGGACAGCAAATATGGCCAAAGCCAGTTTCTTGGCATTTCaaatataatgcaataaaaaCTAGTCGAGGTTAGCTGAGACTGGAAATGCCTTTTTCATGGTAAACgattcatttcttttgttttttttcttttcttttctggttttcatcCTGGATTCATGCCCTGACCTTGAATCAAAAGGTCACATCAATGAAATATGAactaaagtatttttcttaagcCTAttgagtgatttattttttaacaaatgtttaaatgcatatgcttttctttcagcacaaacaacagcaaaatttTGTAATAACTAACTTACTTTTGCATGTATGGAGGACTGAAAGTCATTTATTTCCCTAACTTATTCCTCTTTCGAATAACAGATGGCAGATCATAAACCGAAATTCTTTATTGTATCTACACACTCCACATTCTTTACTGTGTCCCACTACTGTATCTCGGCTCCCTGCTGTATTAAACACCATCTTAAGCACTTGTTCCTACAGGACTCCTTCTTGACATTTTGTCTTTCACTTCAAAGTTATTTAAAGTGTGAGATTTCatcaaaagaaatgaatcagTCTCCATCATACCTAATACTAAGATTTATTTCCTCTGATGGTACATAATCTGAGTTCTCTCTTACTAAGAGGGTCACTCTAACAGAGGAATAGTTTATCAGCTTTATGCTTGCTGAGactagactgaaaataaaaacaagagtttGGCAGTTAAAGTAGCATTCATTATTATATTGGTCTTTAAAAGGTTGGGTTGATGATAATACTTCTACAAATTTGCAATAATAAAACACTGGTTACAAAAGGAACTTGAACAGTTTGTAAGGTTTCTCATATTCCTGTTGAAACAATCATTTATTATCTCTTGGTCAATGTTAATAACCAATGGCAGAATAATTCTCATGGTAGTTCAGCATGGAGAGGATATTATCAAGAGATTATCTAATGGCTTTTTCCTGAAAAAGGTGGATATTTTTAGGGCATTAATAAGGACACGAGTGAAACCAAGACTGTGAAAGTTCTCTTTATAGATAGCAAGAACACACTTGATTTTTATTATGACTGAATGCAATCTCTCTGGATTTTATCAGAGTTGCAGAAGTTAAGCCAaaagtttgctaatattttaatagggatcAGAAATTTAGTTTTGGTTTCAGTTGTCCTCAAGAGGCCACAGCTTCATAGTAATTTCCATGATGTTGAGTGTGGCTAAGCTGGAGATTGATTGTGTTCAGCCTGTTCCAATGCAAAGGAACAGTATCCTTAATCTTTATACTgcattctttctctgctttcaagGGGTGATTCTGAAAACCAAACTAGTACtactaaaaaaagagagagagagagatactttAACTTTGAAGAGTGCTTTGTTActcattttagttaaaaaaaaaaaaaaagaagaagaagaagaaacaaaggtgAACTAGGCATACTTGAAACAAAATCAGCCTTGGAAAACCATTATTCCCaaaatttattccttctttaaaaaaaaaaattggagaagtTACAcgttgcatttattttttaaaaaatcaaaagtatatCAATGAGTGAAATTGATATGTATAAAGTGTTCCttagtatttaataatttaagtCCCTGTCAttacagtattttattaaaagaaagaataatacatATTAACTTATTATTAGAAAACACTGTGTCAAATTAGAATATCAATCACAGAAGCAGCTATATAATATTActagatttaattttttgttgcttATCTTCCCCTATGTGTCAGGTTTCTGTGGTGAACACTTGTTTGAacaatgactttttattttgggggggaaaGCATGCTATTGGTATTTACAAAGTAATGAATTACCTGAATAATTGGTATATCTTAACAATCTTTAAACATCACTTTATTGATGACTTATGTTTCGTGGTATGTTTTCAACATTCCTAGGACCTAAATGTCTTAGTCATCTGATAAATGGAGCAGGGTCAAATTTTAGGGAAATTAATACTAAATTGCACAATCATAATAGAGCaacctaattttcttttatacatatcttcaaagctttctgttttctcttcttttaaataaattaagagaatCCAGTTAGTGTTTGTATTTCAGAGATGATTTGCCATAGGCACAAAGGGTCTGCAGGTGAAAAGACGCTTCCAGTTTCTCGAACATTAATATTGCATTTAGAGATTAGTTATCTAAGACCCatatctatttttgtttaaaattactaGCTATTGGCagggtatacatatatatgcatatgtatacacacatatatattcacatatatttcaGGCACAAAATTAATGCTTCCAAAGTTAATTTAAGTTTCCTTCAGtgttccaaaaaattaaaaaaagattatataaggCTTACAAGCTTCCTATGAGAAGTCTTGCCATCAATGTGCAATACAGACATTAATGCTCTACtcatatattacatatgtgtgaatatatatgcacacatatacacatacctgtaggaacatatatacacatatacatttctGCCTACAGCTACTGTTATTTCATTCagagacatatacacacacacatacagactatttaaaaacaaaacggAAAGTCACTTGAgatttacaaaaacaggaaagaaaagaccTAAGAGTCATGTAGATAATGAGTAACAGGACAGCAAGCACCT of the Lemur catta isolate mLemCat1 chromosome 4, mLemCat1.pri, whole genome shotgun sequence genome contains:
- the LRATD1 gene encoding protein LRATD1, yielding MGNQLDRITHLNYSELPTGDPSGIEKDELRVGVAYFFSDEEEDLDERGQPDKFGVKAPPGCTPCPESPSRHHHHLLHQLVLNETQFSAFRGQECIFSKVSGGPQGADLSVYAVSALPALCEPGDLLELLWLQPAPEPPAPAPHWAVYVGGGQIIHLHQGEIRQDSLYEAGAANVGRVVNSWYRYRPLLAELVVQNACGHLGLKSEEICWTNSESFAAWCRFGKREFKAGGEVPAGTQPPQQQYYLKVHLGENKVHTARFHSLEDLIREKRRIDASGRLRVLQELADLVDDKE